Proteins encoded by one window of Conger conger chromosome 1, fConCon1.1, whole genome shotgun sequence:
- the LOC133136275 gene encoding IgGFc-binding protein-like: MGTRLLLPCFLVLLSCALCYAGSAGKEFATAFMQNYLPHYGKARLQIQISALHADTKVKVSVPSLHFVQEKTLGAGEGTVIQLPANMEMDGSQRTPKTVRIEANQEVTVVSLNFKRYTADTAVVYPVSEWGTEYYIFTPSSPPPGTFKEFSITNHKQRNTVQIFPRAPVRFQGKHYAPGNKISIELQPYESMQIQGMHDLTGSRVLSTLPVAVSSGHTCTWKFSKCNHVYEQLVPVQNWGKNFLVAPLHFQTRYDSVYVQASQTTRVVLKSGGRDKVLRLNKGQAQEIQITKDNGVLITADHGIQVLYLFNGVRVSRSLMYDPFLMTVLPTDRFCSSYTLDGQADFDNKAIFLVRNGDMAGLRFDNAPLPRNVAFQRIDGTEFSWAEVPFKAGAGRHSAAHPTASFGVYSIGVSQMNGYGAPAQCGQSVQ, translated from the exons ATGGGGACCAGACTGTTACTGCCCTGTTTTCTGGTTCTGCTGTCATGTG CACTCTGCTATGCTGGGTCTGCCGGGAAAGAGTTTGCCACCGCCTTCATGCAGAACTACCTGCCACACTATGGGAAAGCCCGCCTCCAGATCCAGATCTCTGCCCTGCACGCCGACACTAAGGTGAAGGTGAGCGTGCCTTCGCTGCATTTCGTCCAGGAGAAGACGCTCGGCGCTGGGGAAGGCACCGTCATCCAGCTGCCTGCTAACATGGAGATGGACGGCTCCCAGAGGACACCTAAAACGGTCCGGATCGAGGCCAACCAGGAAGTGACGGTGGTCTCCCTAAACTTCAAGCGGTACACCGCTGACACCGCGGTGGTCTACCCCGTATCAGAGTGGGGGACCGAATACTATATCTTCACtcccagctccccccccccggggaCCTTCAAAGAATTCTCCATCACCAACCACAAGCAGCGCAACACGGTCCAGATCTTCCCCCGGGCGCCAGTGCGGTTCCAGGGAAAGCACTATGCCCCCGGCAATAAGATCAGCATAGAGCTGCAGCCTTATGAGAGCATGCAGATCCAGGGCATGCATGACCTAACGGGCAGCCGGGTGCTCTCCACTCTCCCGGTAGCAGTGTCCAGTGGCCACACCTGCACCTGGAAGTTCTCCAAATGCAACCATGTGTACGAGCAGCTGGTGCCTGTCCAGAACTGGGGCAAGAATTTTCTGGTGGCACCCCTGCACTTCCAAACCCGCTATGACAGTGTCTATGTTCAGGCTTCTCAGACCACACGGGTAGTGCTCAAATCAGGCGGCAGGGATAAGGTGCTGCGCCTGAACAAGGGTCAGGCCCAGGAGATCCAGATTACAAAGGACAATGGTGTCCTCATCACCGCCGACCATGGCATCCAAGTCCTTTACCTATTCAACGGGGTCCGTGTAAGCCGCTCGCTGATGTACGACCCGTTTCTCATGACCGTGTTGCCCACTGACCGCTTCTGCTCCTCGTACACTCTGGACGGGCAGGCTGACTTTGACAACAAGGCCATCTTCCTGGTTCGCAACGGTGACATGGCTGGGCTCAGGTTTGACAACGCCCCCCTGCCCAGGAATGTGGCATTCCAGCGTATAGATGGGACAGAGTTCTCCTGGGCTGAGGTACCCTTCAAGGCTGGAGCGGGCCGTCATAGTGCCGCCCACCCCACTGCATC